From the genome of Microtus pennsylvanicus isolate mMicPen1 chromosome 20, mMicPen1.hap1, whole genome shotgun sequence, one region includes:
- the Ckap4 gene encoding cytoskeleton-associated protein 4: MPSAKQRGSKGGHGAASPSDKGAHPSGGADDVAKKPPPAPQQPQPPAPHPPQQHPQNQAHRGGHRGRSSAASSTAAAAASSASCSRRLGRLLNFLFYLALVAAAAFSGWCVHHVLEEVQQVRRGHQDFSRERDELGQSLQGVEQKVQSLQATFGTFESILRSSQHKQDLTEKAVKEGESEINRISEVLQKLQNEILKDLSDGIHVVKDARERDFTSLENTVEERLTELTKSINDNIAIFTDVQKRGQKEINDVKMKVASLEESKGERSQDLKILEKALKEVQASVKSRERDIEALQSSLRTMESDVYTEVRELVSLKQEQQAFKQAADSERLALEALTEKLLRSEESSSRLPEDIRRLEGELQQLKAQAHGAEEAIVFKDSKAVDELQRQIEGLGARLQYVEDGVYSMQVASARHTESLESLLSKSQEYEQRLAVLQEQLESLGSSSDLASTVRSLGEAQLTVASDVKELQHSVGELPSAVESLREQVHSLLSQDQAQVTPPQDFLDRLSSLDSLKSSVSQVESDLKMLRTAVDSLVAYSVKIERNENNLESAKGLLDDLRNDLDRLFVKVEKIHEKI, encoded by the exons aTGCCCTCGGCCAAACAAAGGGGCTCCAAGGGCGGCCACGGCGCCGCCAGCCCCTCGGACAAGGGCGCCCACCCGTCGGGCGGTGCGGATGACGTGGCGAAGAAGCCGCCGCCGGCGCCGCAGCAGCCGCAGCCTCCGGCGCCGCACCCGCCGCAGCAGCACCCGCAGAATCAGGCTCACCGGGGCGGCCACCGCGGCCGGTCCTCGGCCGCCTCctccaccgccgccgccgccgcgtcCTCGGCGTCCTGCTCGCGCAGGCTTGGCCGGCTGctcaactttctcttctacctcGCCCTGGTGGCGGCGGCCGCCTTCTCTGGTTGGTGTGTCCATCACGTCCTGGAGGAGGTCCAGCAGGTCCGGCGCGGCCACCAGGACTTCTCCCGTGAGAGGGACGAGCTGGGCCAGAGCCTGCAGGGCGTCGAGCAGAAG GTACAGTCTCTGCAAGCCACGTTTGGGACTTTTGAGTCCATCCTGAGGAGCTCGCAGCATAAACAGGACCTCACAGAGAAAGCCGTGAAGGAAGGGGAGAGCGAGATCAACCGTATCAGCGAGGTCCTGCAGAAGCTGCAGAACGAGATTCTCAAAGACCTGTCGGACGGAATTCACGTGGTAAAGGACGCCCGGGAGCGCGACTTCACATCCTTGGAGAACACGGTCGAGGAGCGCCTGacggagctcaccaagtccatcAATGACAACATTGCCATCTTCACCGACGTGCAGAAGAGGGGCCAGAAGGAAATAAATGACGTCAAGATGAAGGTTGCCTCCCTGGAAGAGTCTAAGGGCGAGCGCAGTCAGGACCTGAAAATTCTGGAGAAAGCCCTGAAGGAGGTACAGGCCTCTGTGAAGTCCAGGGAGAGGGACATTGAAGCCCTGCAGAGTTCCCTTCGGACCATGGAGTCTGATGTCTACACAGAGGTCCGGGAGCTAGTGAGCCTCAAGCAGGAACAACAGGCGTTCAAGCAGGCGGCCGACTCAGAACGCCTGGCTTTGGAGGCCCTCACAGAGAAGCTTCTGCGGTCTGAAGAGTCCTCCTCCCGCCTCCCAGAGGACATCAGGAGACTGGAAGGGGAGCTGCAGCAGCTGAAGGCCCAGGCCCATGGGGCAGAGGAGGCCATCGTCTTTAAAGACTCCAAAGCGGTAGATGAACTCCAGAGGCAGATTGAGGGCCTAGGTGCCAGGCTCCAGTATGTGGAGGATGGTGTGTACTCTATGCAGGTGGCTTCTGCACGCCACACCGAGAGTCTGGAGTCGCTCCTGTCCAAGAGCCAGGAGTACGAGCAGCGTCTGGCTGTGCTGCAGGAGCAGCTGGAAAGCCTGGGGTCCTCCTCCGATCTGGCTAGTACAGTGAGGAGCCTGGGGGAGGCCCAGCTGACCGTGGCCAGCGATGTGAAGGAGCTGCAGCACAGCGTGGGCGAACTCCCTAGCGCCGTGGAGTCTCTGCGAGAACAGGTGCACTCCCTGCTCAGCCAGGACCAAGCCCAGGTCACGCCTCCCCAGGACTTCCTAGACAGGCTTTCCTCCCTGGACAGCCTGAAATCCTCTGTGAGCCAAGTGGAGTCGGACTTGAAAATGCTCAGGACTGCTGTGGACAGTTTGGTTGCCTACTCTGTCAAAATCGAAAGAAATGAGAACAACTTGGAGTCGGCCAAGGGCTTGCTGGATGACCTGAGGAATGACCTCGATAGGTTGTTTGTGAAAGTTGAAAAGATTCATGAAAAGATCTAG